Proteins encoded by one window of Dendropsophus ebraccatus isolate aDenEbr1 chromosome 4, aDenEbr1.pat, whole genome shotgun sequence:
- the SDR42E1 gene encoding short-chain dehydrogenase/reductase family 42E member 1, whose amino-acid sequence MDIPTSPRETVVITGGGGYFGHRLGCTLYKMGVSVVLFDVRKPEQDLPDGIQFIQGDIRSLSAVEEAFCNAACIIHTASYGMSGREQLQTQLTEEVNVNGTENVIQACINKSVPRLVYTSTFNVVFGGQSIKNGNESMPYLPLNRHADNYSRTKAIAENRVLKSNGQQLANKSGCLRTCALRSAGIYGPGEQRHLPRIIRNLDQGLFIFFYGDHNNLVQFVHVDNLASAHILAAIGLTDVKNHIAAGQAYFIADAIPIDNFQFFRPFIEGLGYKFPSVRVPLFFIYFMSYLTEWLHFLIRPIYNFQPLLTRAEVYKTGVTHYFSIDKAKKELGYEPKSFAMQEVVEWYRVRGFGNKVKKVKSSNFLWDLVVFFLLVVVLLAWVPSVVGLSL is encoded by the coding sequence ATTAGGCTGTACACTATACAAGATGGGGGTCAGTGTGGTTCTTTTCGATGTACGGAAACCAGAACAAGATCTTCCTGATGGAATCCAGTTTATACAGGGTGATATTCGATCCCTGTCTGCAGTGGAGGAAGCTTTCTGTAACGCAGCCTGCATAATCCATACAGCCTCTTATGGAATGTCTGGGCGGGAACAACTTCAGACGCAGCTGACCGAAGAAGTCAATGTGAATGGGACAGAGAATGTTATCCAGGCTTGCATAAATAAAAGCGTACCACGGTTAGTCTACACCAGCACATTCAATGTGGTGTTTGGAGGGCAGTCCATTAAAAATGGTAATGAGTCAATGCCATATCTACCTCTGAATCGCCATGCCGACAACTACTCCCGCACCAAAGCAATTGCTGAAAACAGAGTGCTGAAAAGCAATGGGCAGCAGCTAGCAAATAAAAGTGGATGTTTACGTACTTGTGCCCTCCGGTCAGCCGGGATCTATGGCCCCGGGGAACAAAGACACCTTCCCAGGATTATTAGAAATCTTGACCAGGGGTTGTTCatatttttctatggggatcatAATAATCTGGTGCAGTTCGTTCATGTAGATAATCTAGCATCTGCCCATATTTTAGCTGCTATAGGTCTTACAGATGTAAAGAACCACATAGCTGCTGGCCAGGCGTACTTTATAGCAGATGCCATTCCAATTGATAACTTTCAGTTTTTCCGGCCCTTTATTGAAGGTCTTGGATACAAGTTTCCTTCTGTCCGGGTTCCcctcttttttatatattttatgtcctACCTCACTGAATGGCTACATTTCCTTATCAGgcccatctataactttcaacctTTGCTGACTCGCGCTGAAGTTTACAAAACAGGGGTTACCCACTATTTCAGCATTGACAAAGCCAAGAAAGAGCTGGGGTATGAACCCAAATCATTTGCTATGCAGGAAGTTGTTGAATGGTACAGAGTACGGGGTTTTGGGAATAAAGTCAAAAAGGTGAAAAGTTCTAACTTCCTTTGGGATCTGGTGGTATTTTTCCTGCTGGTTGTTGTGTTACTTGCTTGGGTTCCTAGTGTGGTGGGTTTATCCTTATAG